In Carassius auratus strain Wakin chromosome 46, ASM336829v1, whole genome shotgun sequence, the following proteins share a genomic window:
- the LOC113063961 gene encoding transmembrane protein 179B-like → MFMMGLPWLLVLELVLYAGCFICGVIAAAWMTLTQGHFDGRCILYGSVHYNASGQALTVEGSSSPSVCYFVSAISVCMAIYCFSLILYWIYASCVDEDVRRGTVSLNTSLGVCGLLLFVLMVSGCILKIGRDSLCFSVLHNTPSITSCEDAENKTWAHPYTGNQFYTGLYSTERSMWVSFFFWVLITAVVVMQRRQSSRLKVWGDDEFSRAETEPFLHRPSRQR, encoded by the exons ATGTTCATGATGGGACTGCCATGGCTGCTAGTTCTGGAGCTTGTCCTTTACGCTGGGTGTTTCATCTGCGGGGTGATAGCTGCTGCCTGGATGACACTCACTCAG GGCCACTTTGATGGACGGTGCATCCTCTATGGAAGTGTTCATTATAATGCATCTGGCCAGGCTCTGACCGTGGAAGGCTCCAGTTCTCCTTCAGTCTGCTATTTCGTGTCTGCCATTTCTGTGTGCATGGCTATTTACTGCTTTTCCCTTATTCTATACTGGATCTATGCCAGCTGTGTAGATGAGGATGTGAGAAG GGGGACTGTTTCTCTCAACACTTCTCTGGGAGTCTGTGGTCTTCTTCTGTTTGTTCTCATGGTATCAGGATGTATTCTCAAGATCGGTCGAGACAGCCTTTGTTTCTCTGTCCTTCACAACACTCCCTCTATTACAAG ttgtgAAGATGCAGAGAATAAAACTTGGGCCCATCCATACACCGGAAATCAGTTCTACACAGGACTGTACAGTACTGAG AGATCTATGTGGGTAAGCTTCTTCTTCTGGGTGTTAAtaacggctgtggtggtcatgcAGAGACGCCAGAGCTCAAGGTTGAAGGTTTGGGGTGATGATGAATTTAGCCGTGCTGAGACGGAGCCCTTTCTCCATCGCCCATCCCGACAGAGATAA
- the LOC113063962 gene encoding LOW QUALITY PROTEIN: transmembrane protein 151A-like (The sequence of the model RefSeq protein was modified relative to this genomic sequence to represent the inferred CDS: inserted 1 base in 1 codon; deleted 1 base in 1 codon) has protein sequence MQGVTVTGEAPTLNGGGREEQRPLKQSLSGSLCRESHWKCLLLTLLMYGCFGTLGWCSLYRITVITFDDQAYFYKGNARLYHDSPCSNGYVYIPVAFLAMLYIVYLVECWHCYSKTANLAQVEISAVYDRIQRLQQATPCIWWKAISYHYVRRTRQVTRYRNGDAYTTTQVYHERVNTHAASSEFDYSRLGVKDVSKELQGLLEHPVTRLRFTKCFSFASARAETGYLTQRARFFGDNEGLDDYMEAREGMHLKNVDFREHMLAFPDPSRPPWYTRRWVYWLASAFLLSWPLRVIAEYRTAYVHYHVEKLFGENEDANDNDNTETGNYCTGLEHGTGGPTLRINTVDMTELEWHICCNQQMVPSYSEALLMDLDMNTNTPLSVAMAARMRRNSSYFLQSCPRCRRSTSSSSLPSWFRGNMAAGTNSFPIRPGGRLSLSRSGFSLGRLHTARSRHPCLFHSRSIGGGMGGRVEDGGGGFLGLGFRVPDEEXEGVLESEGLEDDDVEETGQEQVEERENGEAREDGRDRPPTYQDALYFPVLIIHGEESCHGGHGIDTG, from the exons ATGCAAGGGGTGACGGTGACGGGAGAAGCGCCCACATTGAACGGGGGCGGAAGGGAGGAG CAGCGTCCTCTCAAGCAGTCCCTGAGTGGTTCACTGTGCAGAGAGTCCCACTGGAAGTGCCTGCTGCTCACCTTGCTCATGTACGGCTGCTTTGGCACGCTAGGCTGGTGCTCCCTATACCGCATCACCGTAATTACTTTTGATGACCAAGCCTACTTCTACAAGGGTAATGCCCGACTATACCATGACAGCCCATGTTCCAACGGCTATGTCTATATACCTGTAGCCTTCCTGGCCATGCTGTACATCGTCTACTTGGTG GAGTGCTGGCACTGCTACTCTAAAACAGCTAACCTTGCTCAGGTGGAAATCAGTGCGGTGTATGACAGGATTCAGAGGTTGCAACAAGCCACACCCTGCATCTGGTGGAAGGCCATCAGCTACCATTACGTACGCCGTACCAGACAGGTGACACGGTACCGAAATGGAGACGCCTATACGACTACACAGGTTTACCATGAACGGGTCAACACGCACGCAGCAAGCTCCGAGTTTGATTACTCACGTCTCGGTGTCAAAGACGTTTCAAAAGAGCTGCAGGGCCTGTTGGAACATCCTGTCACTCGCTTGCGCTTCACCAAGTGCTTTAGCTTCGCCAGCGCCCGCGCGGAGACCGGCTACCTCACGCAGCGAGCACGCTTCTTCGGGGACAATGAGGGTCTGGATGATTACATGGAAGCACGGGAGGGCATGCACCTTAAAAACGTCGACTTTCGGGAACACATGCTGGCGTTCCCAGACCCTTCGCGACCTCCCTGGTACACCAGACGCTGGGTCTACTGGCTGGCCTCAGCTTTCCTGCTATCATGGCCTCTTCGTGTGATTGCCGAGTACCGTACTGCATACGTCCACTACCATGTCGAGAAACTGTTCGGCGAGAACGAGGACgcaaatgataatgataatacgGAGACAGGGAATTACTGTACAGGTTTGGAGCATGGCACTGGGGGTCCCACTCTGCGGATCAACACAGTGGATATGACTGAACTGGAATGGCACATTTGTTGTAACCAGCAGATGGTACCTAGCTACTCTGAGGCCTTGCTTATGGATTTGGATATGAATACAAACACACCCTTGTCGGTTGCAATGGCTGCACGCATGCGACGCAATTCTAGCTACTTCCTTCAGAGCTGCCCCAGGTGCCGGCGCTCAACAAGCAGCTCTTCGCTCCCTTCCTGGTTTAGAGGGAACATGGCTGCAGGGACAAACTCATTTCCCATTAGACCCGGCGGTAGGCTTTCCCTTAGTCGCAGTGGTTTCTCTCTCGGCCGGTTGCATACTGCAAGAAGCCGCCATCCCTGCCTGTTTCACTCGAGAAGCATCGGAGGTGGGATGGGCGGCCGTGTGGAGGACGGTGGTGGGGGTTTCCTTGGTCTTGGGTTTAGAGTGCCAGATGAGG AGGAGGGTGTGTTAGAGAGTGAGGGGCTAGAAGATGACGACGTCGAGGAGACAGGCCAGGAAcaagtggaagagagagagaacggaGAGGCCAGGGAGGATGGGAGAGACAGGCCACCCACTTACCAAGATGCTCTGTACTTTCCTGTGTTAATCATTCACGGGGAAGAGAGCTGTCATGGGGGGCATGGCATTGACACAGGTTAA
- the LOC113063963 gene encoding putative transcription factor Ovo-like 1 isoform X2: MPRAFLVKKVNTAAEKRSWSEIPDSARGDVYIPESIFPPYVHEVSEGSIADYSCFTTAQKSNTFLQVQSHVLSAQLPSSAAQSQPDHKPESRMRTQRVPYSRSKIKITTVLSCQVCQKTFTSARMLKRHKKCHSETKKYSCEHCGKGFNDAFDLKRHVRTHTGVRPYKCTMCVKAFTQRCSLESHMKKIHAVTQQYAYKERRDKLYVCEECGLTAQTRGDLQNHLQAEHPQRLIMTKSNYELTHIEEGNTSPCST, from the exons ATGCCTCGCGCATTCCTGGTCAAAAAAGTGAACACTGCCGCTGAAAAAAGAAGCTGGAGTGAGATTCCGGATTCCGCGCGCGGGGACGTTTACATACCTG AGTCCATTTTTCCACCATATGTGCATGAAGTCTCTGAGGGCAGCATTGCAGACTACTCCTGCTTCACAACTGCACAAAAAAGCAACACATTTCTACAGGTTCAGTCCCATGTCTTGTCTGCACAGCTGCCATCTTCTGCTGCACAGAGTCAACCTGATCATAAGCCAGAAAGCCGCATGAGGACTCAAAGAGTGCCTTACTCACGCTCGAAGATAAAG ATAACTACAG TGTTGTCCTGCCAGGTGTGCCAGAAGACATTCACCTCAGCACGTATGCTGAAACGCCATAAGAAGTGCCACAGTGAAACGAAAAAGTACTCTTGTGAGCACTGTGGAAAAGGATTTAATGATGCTTTTGACCTGAAGAGGCATGTACGTACTCATACTG GTGTGAGACCTTATAAGTGCACTATGTGTGTTAAAGCCTTCACTCAGCGCTGCTCTTTAGAGTCTCACATGAAGAAGATCCATGCCGTTACTCAACAGTATGCCTACAAAGAGCGAAGGGacaaactgtatgtgtgtgaggaGTGTGGCTTGACTGCACAGACACGGGGCGATCTGCAGAATCATCTTCAAGCTGAACATCCACAGAGACTGATAATGACAAAAAGCAACTACGAACTGACACATATTGAGGAAGGTAATACATCACCGTGTTCAACCTGA
- the LOC113063963 gene encoding putative transcription factor Ovo-like 1 isoform X1, with product MPRAFLVKKVNTAAEKRSWSEIPDSARGDVYIPESIFPPYVHEVSEGSIADYSCFTTAQKSNTFLQVQSHVLSAQLPSSAAQSQPDHKPESRMRTQRVPYSRSKIKITTGNTSLLPVIPDNANKLADIPPASVLSCQVCQKTFTSARMLKRHKKCHSETKKYSCEHCGKGFNDAFDLKRHVRTHTGVRPYKCTMCVKAFTQRCSLESHMKKIHAVTQQYAYKERRDKLYVCEECGLTAQTRGDLQNHLQAEHPQRLIMTKSNYELTHIEEGNTSPCST from the exons ATGCCTCGCGCATTCCTGGTCAAAAAAGTGAACACTGCCGCTGAAAAAAGAAGCTGGAGTGAGATTCCGGATTCCGCGCGCGGGGACGTTTACATACCTG AGTCCATTTTTCCACCATATGTGCATGAAGTCTCTGAGGGCAGCATTGCAGACTACTCCTGCTTCACAACTGCACAAAAAAGCAACACATTTCTACAGGTTCAGTCCCATGTCTTGTCTGCACAGCTGCCATCTTCTGCTGCACAGAGTCAACCTGATCATAAGCCAGAAAGCCGCATGAGGACTCAAAGAGTGCCTTACTCACGCTCGAAGATAAAG ATAACTACAGGTAACACATCCCTTCTACCAGTCATCCCAGATAATGCAAACAAATTAGCAGATATTCCACCTGCTTCAGTGTTGTCCTGCCAGGTGTGCCAGAAGACATTCACCTCAGCACGTATGCTGAAACGCCATAAGAAGTGCCACAGTGAAACGAAAAAGTACTCTTGTGAGCACTGTGGAAAAGGATTTAATGATGCTTTTGACCTGAAGAGGCATGTACGTACTCATACTG GTGTGAGACCTTATAAGTGCACTATGTGTGTTAAAGCCTTCACTCAGCGCTGCTCTTTAGAGTCTCACATGAAGAAGATCCATGCCGTTACTCAACAGTATGCCTACAAAGAGCGAAGGGacaaactgtatgtgtgtgaggaGTGTGGCTTGACTGCACAGACACGGGGCGATCTGCAGAATCATCTTCAAGCTGAACATCCACAGAGACTGATAATGACAAAAAGCAACTACGAACTGACACATATTGAGGAAGGTAATACATCACCGTGTTCAACCTGA